The nucleotide window CTCAGTATAAGAAAGCAAATCCCGAACACGAAGTATTTCTCTTTGAGAAATCTCCCTATGTAGCATGGGCAGGTTGCCCTACCCCTTACTACATAGCAGACGAATTGTCTATAAACGATGTGGTTTTAGGAACTGCAGAAGATTTTATAAAAAGAGGGGTAAATGTAAAAATTCATCATGAAGTAACAGGTATCGACTTTAAAAATAAGACTTTGAATGTTACAGGCAATGAAATAAACGGTATTTTCAGCTATGACAAACTTGTACTGGCTGTAGGTGCAAAATCTTTTATTCCCGATATAAAAGATTATTCTTCGGAACTTTCCAATGTGTTTACTTTATCTCATGCAGAAAATGCCATAGAAATTAAAAAATATATTACTGAAAATAAAGCAAGTTTAAAAAATGCTCTTATAGCAGGAGCAGGATTTATCGGATTGGAAACTGCCGAATCTTTTAATAAACTCGGTTTAAATGTAACCGTCGTAGAAAAATCGGGAGAAATTTTCCCTTCTGTTTCCGAAAATTTAAAAAAAGGAATTTATTCTGAAATTGAAAAAAGAGGAGTTAGCTTGAAACTGAATGCCGGAGTGGCGGAAATCATTTCAGGAAATAATGTTGCAAAAGCTGTAAAGCTGGATAACGGTGAAACATTAAATTTTGATATTGCTTTATTCAGTATAGGAATCACACCTAATATCGGATTTATTTCCGACGAACTTGAAACAGAAAAAGGAAAAATAGTTGTAAATGATAAATTTGAAACGAATATTTCCGATGTTTATGCTATCGGCGACTGTATTTTCAATAAATATTACAATACCGACAGAAATCTATATGCTCCTTTCGGAGATGTAGCAAACAAGCACGGAATACTGCTTTCAAAATATTTATCAGGAGAAAATATCCACTGGAAAGGTCTTTTGAGATCTTATGCCACTTCATTTTATGACATTAAATTAGCACAAACGGGATTATCTCTTGATGAAGCAACTGTCTTAGGCTATAATGCTGAAAAAATAGATATGAAAGCTATGTATAAAAATTCGGGATTTGCAGATTCGGTTCCCGCTCAGGTAGAAATAATTTACGATAAGGATAAAAAAGTACTATTAGGCGGAACAATGGTGGGAAGAGAAGCTGTAGCACAATTTATCGATCAGATTGCTATAGTTATTACTCTTGAAACGCCTATTGAAAAGTTTATAGATATTGACTTTGCATACTCACCTACAAATGCAAGTGTTTGGAATCCTTTACTTGTAACTTACAGAAAAGTTATAAAATAAACTTTTTATTATAACCCCCTAAAGCAGATTTGGCACTTTAGGGGGAATTTTTTCAAATTTTATTTTTCAACATTTCCAATCCTTTTCCAAAATATTTTATAATAAATGCCGCATTTTTCCGTACATCGACAGAAGAATGTTCAAAACTTAAAGATATATCCGAATTGATTAATCAGTTAAAATATCAACTGTTTTGGAATTTATACTTATTTTATCCGACACTGGCAGATTATTACTTTCTTTAAAATAAATCAGAGGGAGTAAATTCCCTCCAATTATTAATAACTACATAGAAAACGCAAACTTTTGCCAAGGTTTTATATAATCAAGTATAAACTGTTCATGATCGACTATTTTTCCGACTACATTTGATTTTCCTGTATTTTTCATATCTTTTAAAGCAATCATAAGCTCTCCGGCATAATGTCCGTATTCGCTGCTTTCTATTATTATATCTCCTTTTTTTATTGTTTCCGGAGCATTAAATAATTTAAAATTATGTCCTTTGTATTTTACTCTGCTGTTTGAAGATCTTATAAGATTTCCCGAAACATCTCCTCTGTTAAAGTGAAATTCTTCAAGCACGATTTTTTTCTCGATTTCAGGAATGTCAGGCACCAGTTCTACTGCAAAACTTGCCATATCTTTTCTCACATTTTTCAGCTTTTCAAGTTCTTCGTCAGTTGGATAACAGTTGGATATTATAATATCATCAATAGTTTCCAATGCTGCAAAATGTCTGAACTGAGTCTCTATAGGCAAATGTCTGTGCATTTCAAGAGTAGGAAGTCCCTGAGTTACAGGCCACGGTCCGAAAGTATTTTCTGCTTGGGAAGTTATAAATGCTGCTGTCCTTAGTCCATATTTTGTAAAGTTTTCAGTACATTTATTGAAAAAATCCATTCCCAGTCCTGTATATTCATGCGGATAGAAATTATGACACCCTATAAGATTCGATTTATCGGGTCTGTAGTCCATAATAGTATCGATATAATGAGTATCCATACTCATATTAATCTCTATTTTCAATCCGTTCCCTTTATAAGTCATTATGCTTTCCTGCAATCCGCTGAATCCCATATCCAGTCTTAATCCATCAGCTTCTATTTCTTTGAAAAAAGACAAATCGTCGTGAGTTATCCCGAATTTTGAAAATACTCCGGGATTTACATCAAGAATTATTTCAAAGCCTTTAGACTTTGCATAGGAATTTATTTTTCTGAAATCTTCTTTTATTTTTTCTTTTTCGTCATTTACTGATAAAAGGCAACTGAATATTCTTGAAAATCCTGCTTCAGCTGTTTTATCTATATATTGTTTCAAAGTTTTTTCATCGGTTTTTTCAGGATAAATAGAAATTCCCAATTTTTTCATTTCGTTATGCTCCTTCTAATTTTATTATTCTTCGGCTTCACCGTTTTTCTCATCTTCAAGTAATTTTTTATCATATGCTTTAAAGAATGGATAATATATTACTGTAGAGGATATTATTAAGACAATATTCAATATAGCCGCTCTGTAATCTCCGTTTGTTGCCAAAAACGCTCCTATAGGTCCCGGTAATGTCCAAGGCGGAGTAGATGTTACTCTGTTTACCAATCCCATTGATGTACATAAATATGCAATGGACGAATTTACCACAGGAACAATAATAAACGGCGGTATCAATATAGGATTTAAAACTATCGGTGCCCCGAAAATTATCGGCTCATTAATATTAAAAATCGAAGAAACTATGGAAGTTCTTCCCAAAGTTTTACCGTAACTGGATTTGGATACAGTAGCAAGAAGTATCGCAAGTCCTATAGTAGCTCCCGAACCTCCTATCCATATAAACCATTGATAAAAAGGCTCTGCAGCTATATGAGGAATAACTTTTCCGTCTGCCAAAGCTGCTGTATTCTGATCAAGCAATGTAAGCCATAACGGTCTTACAAGAGAACCTACTATGGACACTCCGTGTATTCCGAAAGACCAGAAGAATGTTATAAGGAACACTATTACTATTACAGAAAACCATGAATCCGTAGCTTTTACAAGAGGCTCTATAATTATTTTCATTATTCCGTGTAAATTTATATTAAGCCAGTATGTTATTGTTGCTACTACTAAAACTACAATAAGTGTAGGAGTAAGTGCTTCAAATGATCTTGCTACTGAAGCCGGAACACTGTCAGGCATTTTTATTCTAAAGCCTGTAGTTGTTGTAAATCTGTAGACTTCCACTGCGAATATTGCTATTATTATACCGACAAAAAGTCCCGCAGAGCCCAGATTTGTCATAGGCATTACAAAACCTGCAGCTTCCTGAAAAACTGTAGCTCCTTCAGTACCTTTTTCAGCTATTATCTGAACTTCCTTACCGTCTATTACCTGAGTAACTACAAGTATTTCTTTTACGACACTCGGCACTATTGTGAGCAAAAATCCCGAAGTAGCAAGTATTGCTCCTGTAATCCCGTCAAGTTTATAGGATTTTGCCAGACTGTTTCCTATACCCATAACCGCATAAAGGGCCATTATAAACATAGTCATACGATAAGGTAATAATATTTGAGCTATATTTTTCTTAGCCCATAATGATATTCCCCAATCTGCCGGAAACGGCGGAAACGCAACAATCAAAAATATTGAACCTACTATTATTAAAGGCAATGTTGCTATAATCCCGTCCCGAATAGCTCTAAGATGTCTTTGCTCTGAAAGTTTTGCCATTTGCATTGATAATTTTTCCAACATATAACTTTTTCCTCCTGTATTTTTTATTTTAAATTTATTTTACACAAAAATTTATTCTGTTTTCTTGCTTTATCTCAATATCTATTTTGCAATCAAAGCCTGTATCTGTTTCAATAATTTTGGTCCTCCCAGAGGACTGTACGCCTGAGGCTGTATCATTTCGCACGGAACTCCCGCATCTTTTGCCTGTGCACTCAAAGTATCAAATCTATGTCTTACCTGAGGTGCTACCATTGCAGCATCATAGCCGTTTTTCACTTCATCTTCAAACTGCTGAGTACTTACCGCTTTAACTTCGACTTCCACTCCTTTAGCTTTTGCTTCTTTTTCAAGTGCATTTACAGCTATTGTACTTGACATTCCCATAGAACATACAAATAAAATTTTCATAAGTTACCTCCTATTTAAGTCGTATTTTTTGTATTAAACGAATTTTGCCCAATAAAACCATAAGTAAGATATTATTCCGAAAATCACTGCAAAAGTCGCATATTGTATCCAGAAACTTTTGCAAAAACCTTTTTTGGAATCTATAAAATGTCTGACCCATGTAAATCCGAAACTTGAAATAAACACATTTCCTAATAATATTCCCAATCTTACATCTTTTACTCCTACTAAACTCAACAAAAACGGAAATACTATAGAACCTGCCAAAGAACTTAATATAATCCCTATTGCAGATTGCAGGCTGAAAGGCTTTATTTCACTGTCTTTCTTTTTTTGATCATTTTTTTCTTTTTCCTCTTTTTCCTTTAATTTTTCTTCCTGTTTTGCATTGTATTTCTTTATTTTTCTTTTCATGTATCCCCCTGTTTTTATTTTTTTTCAAGATTCTCTATTCTTCTGTACATTTTTATCATACACTCGATAAGCGATTTTGCCTCTACCGCTGTCATGAGATGATCCTGAGCATGTACAAACAGAACTGAAACTTCCATATTATCACCACTTGTTTCAGCCTGAATAATTTCCGTTTGAATATTATGAGCGGCAAGTAATGATTTATCAGCTTCTTTCAACAATTTTTCAGCTTCCTCATAATTCCCTTTTTCAGCCTCGCCTAAAGCCTCATAAGCCAGACCTTTTGCTGTCCCCGCACTGTTTACAATGTCAAAGACGATTAATTCGAGTTTTTCTTTATCCAATTTGTCTTTCCTCCTATGCTGTATTTTTTTCTATACCATAAGTATAACACTAACTTGGATTTTTTCAAGAGCCTATTTACAATTTTTTTTATTTTAATAATTTTACGAGGGCTATTGCCCTCATACTCCCGCTAATAACCTCAAATTTTAATATACTTAAAAATAAATAAAAAACTGCTCTGTAATAATATTTTCATTACAAAACAGTCTTTTCGATTTATTTTCTTTTTCTTTTCTGTTCTTCCTGTTCCTGTCTTTTTACCATTTGTACATAACGGTAAACACTCGCTTCGGACATTTCAAGAGCCTTCGCTATTTCCACAACCGCACCTTTCAGCAGGAATATTCCTTTCAAATAAAGTACTTCTATTATATTCAGTTTATCCTGCTGTTTTAAATACTCTATTGATACATTTTGAGTCGAAAGGACTTCACTTATAGCTTCTCTTGCTACTTCTTCTATGGATCTTGACAGATTTTCCGGAGCCTGAACTTCATCAGTTTCCATTTTTTCTTTTATAAATGTTTCCTGCAGCTTTTTCATCGATGCAAACAATCCGTCAAATACAGCTTCGTCAGTATTAACACAAATCATCCCTATTAATTCGCCTTCTTCACGTATAAAATAAGTGGATGACTTCAATGCCTTATTAAATTTTCCTATACCTACATAGTTGGCAATAAAACTTCTTTCCTCCCTGTCGCTTTCTTTTAAAATCTTCAATACCAAATCAGTTGCAGGACCTCCTACTTCACGATTGGATATATGATTATTTCTTATTGCTATTATCGAATGATCGGGATCGGTCAAATCATGTAATACCACTTCGCTGTTTTTTCCTAAAACCGCAGCAAAAAAGTCCACGAGCGGAATGTATTTTTGCAACTTAGAATTTGTATCATTATTATTCATTTCTTACTTCTCCTTGTATTTTTTTATTTCCAAGCTT belongs to Pseudoleptotrichia goodfellowii and includes:
- a CDS encoding FAD-dependent oxidoreductase, which encodes MKIVVIGGGAAGMMFSTQYKKANPEHEVFLFEKSPYVAWAGCPTPYYIADELSINDVVLGTAEDFIKRGVNVKIHHEVTGIDFKNKTLNVTGNEINGIFSYDKLVLAVGAKSFIPDIKDYSSELSNVFTLSHAENAIEIKKYITENKASLKNALIAGAGFIGLETAESFNKLGLNVTVVEKSGEIFPSVSENLKKGIYSEIEKRGVSLKLNAGVAEIISGNNVAKAVKLDNGETLNFDIALFSIGITPNIGFISDELETEKGKIVVNDKFETNISDVYAIGDCIFNKYYNTDRNLYAPFGDVANKHGILLSKYLSGENIHWKGLLRSYATSFYDIKLAQTGLSLDEATVLGYNAEKIDMKAMYKNSGFADSVPAQVEIIYDKDKKVLLGGTMVGREAVAQFIDQIAIVITLETPIEKFIDIDFAYSPTNASVWNPLLVTYRKVIK
- a CDS encoding DUF871 domain-containing protein, with translation MKKLGISIYPEKTDEKTLKQYIDKTAEAGFSRIFSCLLSVNDEKEKIKEDFRKINSYAKSKGFEIILDVNPGVFSKFGITHDDLSFFKEIEADGLRLDMGFSGLQESIMTYKGNGLKIEINMSMDTHYIDTIMDYRPDKSNLIGCHNFYPHEYTGLGMDFFNKCTENFTKYGLRTAAFITSQAENTFGPWPVTQGLPTLEMHRHLPIETQFRHFAALETIDDIIISNCYPTDEELEKLKNVRKDMASFAVELVPDIPEIEKKIVLEEFHFNRGDVSGNLIRSSNSRVKYKGHNFKLFNAPETIKKGDIIIESSEYGHYAGELMIALKDMKNTGKSNVVGKIVDHEQFILDYIKPWQKFAFSM
- a CDS encoding PTS sugar transporter subunit IIC, yielding MLEKLSMQMAKLSEQRHLRAIRDGIIATLPLIIVGSIFLIVAFPPFPADWGISLWAKKNIAQILLPYRMTMFIMALYAVMGIGNSLAKSYKLDGITGAILATSGFLLTIVPSVVKEILVVTQVIDGKEVQIIAEKGTEGATVFQEAAGFVMPMTNLGSAGLFVGIIIAIFAVEVYRFTTTTGFRIKMPDSVPASVARSFEALTPTLIVVLVVATITYWLNINLHGIMKIIIEPLVKATDSWFSVIVIVFLITFFWSFGIHGVSIVGSLVRPLWLTLLDQNTAALADGKVIPHIAAEPFYQWFIWIGGSGATIGLAILLATVSKSSYGKTLGRTSIVSSIFNINEPIIFGAPIVLNPILIPPFIIVPVVNSSIAYLCTSMGLVNRVTSTPPWTLPGPIGAFLATNGDYRAAILNIVLIISSTVIYYPFFKAYDKKLLEDEKNGEAEE
- a CDS encoding PTS sugar transporter subunit IIB; amino-acid sequence: MKILFVCSMGMSSTIAVNALEKEAKAKGVEVEVKAVSTQQFEDEVKNGYDAAMVAPQVRHRFDTLSAQAKDAGVPCEMIQPQAYSPLGGPKLLKQIQALIAK
- a CDS encoding PTS lactose/cellobiose transporter subunit IIA — protein: MDKEKLELIVFDIVNSAGTAKGLAYEALGEAEKGNYEEAEKLLKEADKSLLAAHNIQTEIIQAETSGDNMEVSVLFVHAQDHLMTAVEAKSLIECMIKMYRRIENLEKK
- a CDS encoding helix-turn-helix transcriptional regulator yields the protein MNNNDTNSKLQKYIPLVDFFAAVLGKNSEVVLHDLTDPDHSIIAIRNNHISNREVGGPATDLVLKILKESDREERSFIANYVGIGKFNKALKSSTYFIREEGELIGMICVNTDEAVFDGLFASMKKLQETFIKEKMETDEVQAPENLSRSIEEVAREAISEVLSTQNVSIEYLKQQDKLNIIEVLYLKGIFLLKGAVVEIAKALEMSEASVYRYVQMVKRQEQEEQKRKRK